Proteins found in one Arthrobacter sp. U41 genomic segment:
- a CDS encoding tyrosine-type recombinase/integrase, which translates to MTWNEKVTDYLRLRRQLGARLTWPEHLLHQFATHLTAAGIEVITVTEAITWCSLPPAGVTAAPRTRASSRMTAVRGFADYMHALNPIHEVPPRGIFAGPVHRQGPYIYCSAEITAVIRAAATLEGRSRAQTYPVLFALLAATGLRVGEALALDRDSADLDAGVLLISRGKGRDPRLVPLHPTATAALERYAHWRDDQHHGRRPAFFTDADGERLKYATVRDNWVHASTAAGLRTAARQPRMHDLRHTFAVNTLLGWYRDGADVAAKMPALSIYLGHSDPANTYWYLSAVPELLAHAAARLDAANTREQAES; encoded by the coding sequence ATGACCTGGAACGAGAAAGTCACCGATTATCTGCGCCTGCGCCGCCAGCTCGGCGCCCGCCTTACCTGGCCTGAACACCTGCTGCACCAGTTCGCCACACACCTCACGGCCGCGGGCATCGAGGTTATCACCGTCACCGAGGCAATCACTTGGTGCAGTCTCCCGCCGGCCGGGGTGACGGCCGCGCCGAGGACCCGGGCGTCGAGTCGGATGACCGCCGTCCGTGGGTTCGCCGACTACATGCACGCCCTGAACCCGATCCACGAGGTTCCGCCCCGCGGGATCTTCGCCGGCCCCGTGCATCGTCAGGGTCCCTACATATATTGTTCCGCTGAAATCACGGCGGTGATCCGCGCAGCCGCCACCCTGGAGGGCAGGAGTCGGGCGCAGACTTACCCGGTGTTGTTCGCGCTGCTGGCGGCCACAGGACTACGGGTCGGGGAGGCCCTCGCACTGGACAGGGACAGCGCCGATTTGGATGCCGGAGTGCTGCTGATCAGTCGGGGAAAGGGGCGCGACCCACGGCTGGTTCCGCTCCACCCGACCGCCACTGCCGCACTCGAACGCTATGCTCACTGGCGCGATGACCAGCACCACGGTCGCAGGCCAGCGTTCTTCACCGACGCAGACGGCGAACGGTTGAAATACGCAACTGTTCGCGATAACTGGGTGCACGCTTCTACTGCCGCAGGACTACGCACTGCGGCGCGGCAGCCACGGATGCACGACCTGCGGCATACGTTCGCGGTGAACACGCTGCTGGGCTGGTATCGCGACGGGGCCGATGTTGCCGCGAAGATGCCCGCCCTGTCGATCTATCTGGGCCATTCCGATCCGGCGAATACCTACTGGTATCTGAGCGCCGTTCCCGAACTGCTCGCTCACGCTGCCGCCCGCCTTGATGCCGCGAACACCCGGGAACAGGCAGAATCATGA
- a CDS encoding tyrosine-type recombinase/integrase, with amino-acid sequence MSSLAPLLQAFFTDRLVTQRQASGNTIAAYRDTFTLLLGYVCDLKDKTPSLVEISDLDADTITGFLHYLEEVRGNSLRTRNARLAAIHSLFGYAALRHHEHAEVIQRVLAIPTARMHRNIVTWLDPSEADALLRACDQDTRTGRRDHAMFTLAIQTGLRISEIIGLTIADVHTGVGAHVHCLGKGRKERRTPLLPATVTVMNEWIVEHSGPADAALFTTSTGRRLSRDAIEHRIHHTITTAATSCPSLVGKHVTMHTLRHTAAMRLLHAGVDTTVIALWLGHEQIFTTNIYLHADMTVKEEAIAKVTPPGIAATVRYQPPDTVLAFLAML; translated from the coding sequence ATGAGCAGTCTCGCCCCGCTGCTGCAAGCGTTCTTCACCGACCGGCTGGTCACCCAGCGCCAGGCCAGCGGCAACACAATCGCGGCCTACCGCGATACGTTCACGTTGCTTCTCGGCTACGTCTGCGATCTGAAAGACAAGACGCCCTCACTGGTGGAAATCAGCGATCTTGATGCCGACACCATCACCGGGTTCCTCCACTATCTGGAGGAAGTTCGGGGCAACAGCCTCCGCACCCGCAACGCCCGCCTAGCCGCGATTCACTCCTTGTTCGGTTACGCCGCATTGCGCCACCACGAGCATGCCGAAGTGATCCAACGCGTCCTGGCGATCCCGACCGCGAGAATGCACCGCAACATCGTCACCTGGCTTGACCCCAGCGAAGCCGATGCACTGCTGCGCGCCTGCGACCAAGACACCCGCACCGGCCGCCGCGACCATGCAATGTTCACCCTGGCGATCCAGACCGGACTGCGCATCAGCGAGATCATCGGGCTCACCATCGCAGACGTCCACACCGGTGTCGGCGCGCACGTCCACTGCCTCGGCAAGGGCCGCAAAGAACGCCGCACACCGCTGCTGCCAGCCACCGTCACCGTCATGAATGAATGGATCGTCGAACACAGTGGCCCCGCCGATGCCGCGCTGTTCACCACCAGCACTGGCCGACGTCTCAGCCGTGACGCGATCGAGCACCGCATCCACCACACCATCACCACGGCTGCAACGTCCTGCCCCTCGCTGGTCGGAAAACACGTGACCATGCATACGCTGCGCCACACCGCCGCGATGCGGCTGCTGCACGCCGGCGTCGATACCACCGTCATCGCTCTCTGGCTCGGCCACGAACAGATCTTCACGACAAACATCTACCTCCACGCCGACATGACCGTGAAGGAGGAAGCGATCGCGAAAGTCACCCCACCCGGCATCGCGGCTACGGTGCGCTACCAGCCCCCCGACACCGTCCTGGCCTTCCTCGCGATGCTGTGA
- a CDS encoding class I SAM-dependent methyltransferase → MTTLPPAENTVAAAFNARAEQYDQWFDEHAALYRAELTAVAELLAPVQAAAGTGSEGLEIGVGTGRFAAPLGISRGLEPAPRMAQLARARGIDVVPGVAEDLPFDNGRFAYTAFLTSLCFVNDPARALREARRVTVGGGAVLVAYLNRAGPAGQELAARQAEDPYYSHAHLMTARELEALLRGAGFTPEDSRQVLVGPDGSPVVRPGAGEGLFCVLRDRAAGAASHVQG, encoded by the coding sequence ATGACTACCCTGCCCCCTGCCGAGAACACGGTTGCTGCCGCCTTCAACGCCCGTGCCGAGCAGTACGACCAGTGGTTCGACGAGCATGCGGCCCTCTACCGTGCCGAGCTCACCGCGGTTGCCGAGCTGCTCGCCCCTGTCCAAGCAGCCGCAGGGACCGGATCCGAAGGCCTTGAGATCGGCGTGGGCACCGGACGCTTCGCCGCCCCGCTGGGCATCAGCCGTGGCCTGGAGCCTGCTCCCCGGATGGCCCAGCTCGCCCGGGCCCGTGGAATCGACGTCGTGCCCGGGGTGGCCGAGGACCTGCCCTTCGACAACGGACGCTTCGCCTACACTGCTTTCCTGACCTCGCTGTGCTTCGTCAATGACCCCGCCCGTGCCCTGCGCGAAGCCCGCCGCGTCACCGTCGGAGGCGGGGCCGTTCTGGTGGCCTATCTCAACCGGGCCGGACCGGCCGGCCAGGAACTGGCGGCGCGCCAGGCCGAGGATCCGTACTACTCCCATGCCCACCTGATGACCGCGCGCGAGCTGGAGGCCCTGCTGCGCGGGGCAGGTTTCACCCCGGAGGACTCCCGGCAGGTCCTCGTCGGTCCCGACGGCTCACCCGTGGTGCGGCCCGGTGCCGGGGAAGGGCTGTTCTGCGTGCTCCGGGACCGCGCTGCGGGTGCGGCAAGTCACGTCCAGGGATAG
- a CDS encoding MFS transporter — MSNHSTTTGKPGSTGITLGLRQNLAQFMLLVAVNALVGGTLGQERTVLPLLAGEVFHLDLYTSALTYILAFGLAKAATNYFAGTLSDRYGRKPVLVAGWVIALPVPLMLIFGPDWGWIVAANVVLGISQGLTWSTTVMMKMDLVGPERRGFAMGLNEAAGYLGVAGTALATGYIAATYGLRPGPFLLGAAYIALGLGLSVFAVKETRGHAKLESANHTSAHAGAHGELSNREIFTLTSFRDKSLSSVSQAGMVNNLNDGLAWGLFPVLFAAAGLTIEKIGILAAVYPAVWGAAQLVTGAMSDKYGRKWLIVGGMLLQAAALAMIAVGQDFGIWLTAAVLLGLGTAMVYPTLLAAIGDVAHPEWRARSVGIYRLWRDGGFAVGALLSGVIADAYGIPAAVGVVAGLTALSGLLVAVRMRGTDHHPAA; from the coding sequence ATGAGCAACCACAGCACCACCACCGGAAAACCAGGCAGCACCGGCATCACGCTGGGCCTGCGGCAGAACCTGGCCCAGTTCATGCTCCTCGTCGCCGTCAACGCCCTGGTCGGCGGTACCCTGGGCCAGGAACGCACCGTCCTGCCGCTGCTGGCCGGAGAGGTCTTCCACCTCGACCTCTACACGTCCGCGCTGACCTACATCCTGGCTTTCGGCCTGGCCAAGGCCGCCACCAATTACTTCGCCGGCACCCTCTCAGACCGCTACGGCCGCAAACCTGTGCTGGTCGCCGGCTGGGTCATCGCCCTGCCCGTCCCGCTGATGCTGATTTTCGGGCCGGACTGGGGTTGGATTGTCGCCGCCAACGTTGTCCTGGGCATCAGCCAGGGCCTCACCTGGTCCACCACCGTCATGATGAAAATGGACCTCGTCGGCCCGGAGCGCCGCGGCTTCGCCATGGGCCTGAACGAAGCGGCCGGCTACCTCGGTGTGGCCGGCACCGCCCTGGCCACCGGCTACATCGCCGCCACCTACGGGCTGCGGCCCGGACCTTTCCTGCTCGGTGCCGCCTACATCGCCCTCGGTCTCGGCCTCTCGGTCTTCGCCGTGAAGGAAACCCGGGGCCACGCGAAGCTTGAATCCGCCAACCATACGTCCGCGCACGCCGGCGCCCACGGTGAACTGAGCAACCGGGAAATCTTCACCCTCACCAGCTTCCGGGACAAGTCCCTCTCCTCGGTCAGCCAGGCCGGCATGGTCAACAACCTCAACGACGGCCTCGCCTGGGGACTCTTCCCCGTCCTCTTCGCCGCCGCCGGACTGACCATCGAAAAGATCGGCATCCTCGCCGCCGTCTACCCCGCCGTCTGGGGCGCCGCCCAACTCGTCACCGGAGCAATGTCGGACAAATACGGCCGGAAATGGCTGATCGTCGGCGGCATGCTTCTCCAGGCCGCCGCCCTGGCGATGATCGCCGTGGGCCAGGATTTCGGGATCTGGCTGACCGCCGCCGTCCTCCTGGGTCTCGGTACGGCCATGGTCTATCCCACGCTGCTCGCGGCCATCGGCGACGTCGCGCACCCGGAGTGGCGTGCCCGCTCGGTTGGCATCTACCGTCTGTGGCGCGACGGCGGCTTCGCTGTCGGCGCGCTGCTTTCCGGGGTCATCGCCGACGCATACGGCATTCCGGCCGCCGTCGGCGTCGTCGCAGGACTCACAGCCCTGTCGGGTCTTCTGGTGGCCGTCCGCATGCGCGGCACCGACCACCACCCCGCCGCCTGA
- a CDS encoding MBL fold metallo-hydrolase, with product MGPLKLIPVVDEGLGNSTYLLDLGEGRALVMDPERDLRQVRAEASRRGLSIAYAVETHLHADFISGVAELAEIDGATVLAPEVGHRGFVHTGLTDGQSVDMGRFTLQALHTPGHSPEHLSYLLLEDGDLAGIFTGGSLMVGTAGRTDLVSPDMTVPLARAQYRSLQRLMDFPDTTPVWPTHGAGSFCSAGGSGDRVTTIGAERATNPLLQVDGEDAFVDALLGTLGTFPEYFLRLGEINKRGPAVLHEQPRLAPLSAAAVAALIADGAQVIDARQPADYGAGHVPGSLSIPFRPVFATWLGWLATPDRPVVLVRSPEQDPTDIATAAAKVGFDTLAGELEGGYPAWTQAHTGTEEVALLEPGQMIERLQAGETVLDIRQSGEYAAGHVPGAVNIELGYLADNIAAVPAGPVIVMCGHGERAMGGASILAGSGRTGIAVFNGGPADWAAATGNNVETGTDPAAAK from the coding sequence ATGGGCCCCTTGAAGCTGATCCCCGTCGTGGACGAGGGACTGGGCAACTCCACGTACCTGCTCGACCTCGGTGAGGGCCGCGCTCTCGTTATGGATCCGGAGCGTGATCTGCGGCAGGTCCGTGCCGAAGCGTCCCGACGCGGATTGAGCATCGCTTACGCGGTGGAAACCCACCTGCACGCCGATTTCATCTCCGGCGTCGCTGAACTTGCTGAGATTGACGGCGCCACCGTGTTGGCCCCCGAGGTCGGGCACCGCGGCTTCGTTCACACCGGGCTCACCGACGGGCAAAGCGTTGACATGGGCCGGTTCACCCTGCAGGCCCTGCACACCCCGGGGCACTCTCCCGAGCACCTGTCGTACCTGCTGCTTGAAGACGGGGATCTGGCCGGAATCTTCACGGGCGGGTCCCTGATGGTGGGCACCGCGGGTCGCACTGACCTGGTCAGTCCGGACATGACGGTACCCCTGGCCCGGGCACAGTACCGGTCCCTGCAGCGCCTGATGGATTTCCCTGACACCACCCCCGTCTGGCCCACCCACGGAGCCGGCTCCTTCTGCTCCGCCGGCGGCAGCGGTGACCGGGTCACTACCATCGGCGCCGAACGCGCCACCAACCCGCTGCTGCAGGTCGACGGCGAAGACGCCTTCGTCGATGCCCTGCTGGGAACGCTGGGGACCTTTCCCGAGTACTTCCTCCGGCTGGGGGAAATCAACAAGCGCGGCCCGGCCGTCCTGCACGAACAGCCCCGCCTCGCGCCCCTGTCCGCGGCTGCCGTTGCGGCACTCATCGCGGACGGTGCGCAGGTCATCGACGCCCGCCAGCCGGCAGACTACGGCGCCGGCCATGTCCCCGGCTCCCTCTCGATCCCTTTCCGTCCGGTCTTCGCCACCTGGCTCGGATGGCTCGCCACCCCGGACCGGCCCGTGGTCCTTGTCCGCTCCCCGGAACAGGACCCGACCGACATTGCTACCGCCGCCGCAAAGGTCGGATTCGACACCCTTGCCGGGGAACTGGAAGGCGGCTACCCCGCCTGGACCCAGGCACACACCGGCACGGAAGAAGTGGCCCTGCTCGAGCCCGGGCAAATGATCGAACGCCTGCAGGCCGGGGAAACAGTCCTCGACATCCGCCAGTCCGGTGAATACGCGGCAGGGCACGTCCCGGGCGCGGTCAACATCGAACTCGGCTACCTCGCCGACAACATCGCCGCTGTACCGGCCGGGCCGGTCATCGTCATGTGCGGCCATGGCGAACGCGCCATGGGCGGGGCGAGCATCCTCGCCGGATCGGGCCGCACCGGCATCGCAGTATTCAACGGCGGACCCGCCGACTGGGCGGCCGCAACCGGCAACAACGTCGAAACCGGTACGGATCCGGCGGCGGCCAAATGA
- a CDS encoding ArsR/SmtB family transcription factor encodes MGDKTRKSELFEEFARVGKALANGKRLELLDLLSQGERSVETLAAAAGLGLSTASAHLQTLRQAGLVTTRRDGNRIHYDLAGPDVLRLYSLLRSVAQEHVTDVESKRIAYLGLEGARANDEEVTREDLLTRAGAGTVTILDVRPDEEYDAAHIPGALSIPLEQLRDRLSELPEDSEIVAYCRGAYCVLAYEAVDLLRSAGRSASRLNEGMLEWRLRGLPMATGRAA; translated from the coding sequence GTGGGAGACAAGACCAGGAAATCTGAACTCTTCGAAGAGTTCGCCCGGGTAGGCAAGGCCCTGGCCAACGGCAAGCGGCTGGAGCTGCTGGACCTGCTCAGCCAGGGGGAGCGGAGCGTGGAAACCCTGGCCGCCGCCGCCGGGCTGGGCCTGAGCACGGCCTCGGCGCACCTGCAGACCCTGCGCCAGGCCGGACTGGTGACCACCCGGCGGGACGGCAACCGGATCCACTACGACCTCGCCGGCCCCGACGTCCTCCGGCTCTACAGCCTGCTCCGGTCAGTTGCACAGGAACACGTGACCGACGTCGAATCCAAACGCATCGCCTACCTCGGGCTGGAAGGCGCACGGGCCAACGACGAGGAAGTCACGCGCGAAGACCTCCTGACCCGCGCCGGAGCAGGAACGGTGACAATACTCGATGTGCGCCCCGACGAGGAATATGACGCCGCCCACATCCCCGGAGCCCTCTCCATCCCGCTCGAACAACTCCGCGACAGGCTCTCCGAACTGCCCGAGGACAGCGAAATCGTCGCCTACTGCCGCGGCGCCTACTGCGTCCTGGCCTATGAGGCGGTAGACCTGCTGCGTTCCGCCGGCCGCAGCGCCTCACGGCTGAACGAAGGAATGCTGGAATGGAGACTCCGCGGACTGCCGATGGCAACAGGCCGGGCAGCCTGA
- a CDS encoding DsrE/DsrF/TusD sulfur relay family protein — MKILMIINGAAYGQDATYNALRLAKTLAQRDNASLQIFLMGDGVTAAMAGQKTPDGYYKLDRMLTDTARHGAQIGCCSTCMDARGITDELLIPEARRSTMNELADWTIEADKVLVF, encoded by the coding sequence ATGAAGATCCTGATGATCATCAACGGTGCCGCCTACGGCCAGGACGCCACCTACAACGCGCTGCGGCTCGCCAAAACCCTCGCCCAGCGTGACAACGCTTCCCTGCAGATCTTCCTCATGGGCGACGGCGTCACCGCCGCCATGGCCGGACAGAAAACCCCGGACGGCTACTACAAACTGGACCGAATGCTGACCGACACGGCCCGACACGGCGCGCAGATAGGATGCTGCAGCACCTGCATGGACGCCCGCGGCATCACCGACGAACTTCTCATACCGGAAGCCCGGCGTTCCACCATGAACGAACTCGCCGACTGGACCATCGAGGCGGACAAAGTCCTCGTCTTCTAG
- a CDS encoding AAA family ATPase translates to MTTQSFIATKEHRRFAEFADAVRRQHTIGICYGQAGIGKTLSAKRYANWHKAENLLEQWGPRDDSDYQIYAALARARSVFYTPAVLTSPKQIHADLEHISTRVSICVDQHLEKIGKKTGPHTRTAKHVELLIIDESERLNATSLELLRDRYDRDSIALILIGMPGIEKWFSRYAQLYSRVGFAHEYRPLAQEELNFVLERRWHKLGQTLNPEDFTDAQAIATVARITRGNFRLIDRLFTQIERIMKINELSTITDDVIEAARSTLVIGIS, encoded by the coding sequence ATGACAACACAAAGCTTCATTGCCACCAAAGAGCACCGCCGGTTCGCGGAGTTCGCCGACGCGGTGCGCCGCCAGCACACCATCGGCATCTGCTACGGCCAGGCCGGCATCGGAAAGACCCTCTCCGCCAAGCGCTACGCCAACTGGCACAAGGCAGAGAACCTCCTGGAACAGTGGGGTCCCCGGGACGACTCCGACTACCAGATCTACGCGGCCCTGGCCCGGGCACGCAGCGTCTTCTACACCCCGGCCGTGCTCACCTCACCCAAACAGATCCACGCCGACCTCGAGCACATCAGCACCCGCGTCTCGATCTGCGTGGACCAGCACCTGGAAAAAATCGGCAAGAAGACAGGACCGCACACCCGCACCGCTAAGCATGTAGAGCTGCTCATCATTGACGAATCCGAGCGCCTCAACGCCACTTCCCTAGAACTGCTGCGCGACCGCTACGATCGCGACAGCATAGCCCTGATCCTCATCGGCATGCCCGGCATCGAAAAATGGTTCAGCCGCTACGCACAGCTCTACAGCAGGGTCGGCTTCGCCCACGAATACCGCCCACTCGCACAGGAAGAACTGAATTTCGTCCTGGAACGCCGATGGCACAAACTCGGCCAAACCCTGAACCCGGAAGACTTCACCGATGCCCAGGCCATCGCCACCGTTGCCCGGATCACCCGAGGCAACTTCCGCCTCATCGACCGGCTCTTCACCCAAATCGAGCGAATCATGAAAATCAACGAACTCAGCACCATCACCGACGACGTCATTGAAGCCGCACGCTCAACCCTCGTCATCGGGATCAGTTAG
- a CDS encoding Mu transposase C-terminal domain-containing protein produces the protein MPDQTALVRWQILRRHIEDGVPLTTLAAHEGIGLRTLQRWHAAHKRNGIAGLATANRGTTRRRSTSELVALVEGLALVKPPLSVAAVARKANRVAADHDWSPLSYSTVRSITMGLDPGMRTLAQQGTAVYRDTYELAWRHRAERPNAIWQADHTELDILVLDANLKPGRPWLTTIMDDYSRAICGYMLFLGAPSALNTALALRQGIWPKAGAGWPMCGIPDVLYVDHGSDFTSHHLAQTAKDLHFEITYSTVARPQGRGKIERFYGTVNTELLAELPGHLARGHPRPAPVLTLKELDTAIGRFITEDYHQREHNEIRATPHHAWVGDGWLPRLPATMDELNLLLLTVAKPRIVHRDGVHFQGLRYVSPLLAAYVREPVIVRYDPRDITEIRVFHKNQFICKAVDPDHETSTLTLKDIQAARSARRRELRGQINQRIAVVARRLPDLASAKPAPDPDPADQPKKRPKLRTYLEDDR, from the coding sequence ATGCCTGACCAGACGGCGTTGGTGCGCTGGCAGATCCTGCGCCGGCATATCGAGGACGGAGTGCCGCTGACGACCCTCGCGGCACACGAAGGCATCGGGCTTCGGACACTGCAGCGCTGGCACGCGGCCCACAAGCGCAACGGCATCGCCGGACTGGCTACAGCCAACCGTGGGACCACCCGACGCCGGAGCACCTCCGAGCTGGTCGCCCTCGTCGAAGGCCTGGCTTTGGTGAAACCGCCCCTGTCTGTGGCTGCCGTCGCCCGCAAGGCCAACCGCGTCGCCGCCGACCACGACTGGTCGCCGCTCTCCTACAGTACGGTCCGCTCCATCACCATGGGCCTTGACCCCGGCATGAGAACACTCGCCCAACAGGGAACTGCCGTCTACCGGGACACCTACGAACTGGCCTGGCGGCACCGGGCCGAGCGCCCCAACGCCATCTGGCAGGCAGACCACACCGAACTGGACATCCTCGTCCTGGATGCAAACCTGAAACCCGGGCGCCCGTGGCTCACCACGATCATGGACGACTACTCCCGCGCGATCTGCGGCTACATGCTCTTCCTCGGGGCACCGTCTGCCCTGAACACCGCACTGGCGCTGCGGCAGGGGATCTGGCCCAAAGCCGGCGCAGGGTGGCCGATGTGCGGGATACCCGACGTCCTCTACGTCGACCACGGGTCAGACTTCACCAGTCACCACCTGGCCCAGACCGCGAAGGACCTGCACTTCGAAATCACCTACTCAACGGTCGCCAGACCCCAAGGCCGGGGAAAGATCGAACGGTTCTACGGCACCGTTAATACGGAGCTGCTGGCCGAACTGCCCGGACATTTGGCCCGTGGCCACCCGCGACCGGCACCAGTACTGACACTCAAAGAGCTGGACACGGCCATCGGCCGCTTCATCACGGAGGACTACCACCAGCGGGAGCACAACGAGATCAGGGCCACCCCGCACCACGCCTGGGTAGGTGACGGCTGGCTGCCCCGGCTCCCGGCAACCATGGACGAATTGAACCTTTTGTTGCTGACCGTGGCAAAACCCCGCATCGTCCACCGCGACGGCGTGCACTTCCAGGGACTCAGATACGTCTCGCCCCTGTTGGCCGCCTACGTCCGCGAACCAGTCATTGTCCGCTACGACCCGCGGGACATCACCGAGATCCGCGTCTTCCACAAGAATCAGTTCATCTGCAAGGCCGTGGACCCCGACCACGAAACCTCCACCCTGACGCTCAAGGACATCCAGGCCGCACGATCGGCCCGCCGCCGGGAACTGCGCGGACAAATCAACCAACGCATCGCCGTCGTCGCCAGGCGCCTGCCCGACCTGGCATCAGCGAAACCGGCTCCCGACCCGGACCCTGCCGATCAACCCAAAAAGCGCCCGAAGCTCCGCACCTATCTGGAGGACGACCGATGA
- a CDS encoding recombinase family protein, producing the protein MGHLLGYARVSTGDRDAALQQDALKAAGCYRIFTDTASGSLESRPELTKVLDQLRPGDTLVVWRLDRLGRSIRHLIDQLADLQGRGIGFRSLQEAIDTTSSGGRLVFHVFAALAEFERDLIRERTNAGLQAARARGRVGGRPPLLTKDKLRTARRMYEQKDMTVEKIGEVLGVSRTTVYRALRREPVPAAPRRRSTATHKTVR; encoded by the coding sequence ATGGGACATCTGTTGGGCTATGCCCGGGTATCGACTGGGGACCGGGACGCGGCCCTGCAGCAGGACGCGTTGAAGGCTGCCGGCTGCTACCGGATCTTCACCGACACGGCTTCCGGGTCTCTGGAGTCGCGCCCGGAACTGACGAAGGTTCTGGATCAGCTCCGGCCCGGGGACACGCTGGTTGTGTGGCGGCTGGACCGGCTCGGCCGGTCCATCCGGCATCTGATTGACCAGCTGGCCGATCTCCAGGGGCGTGGCATCGGTTTCCGGTCCCTGCAGGAGGCGATCGATACAACATCATCAGGCGGACGTCTCGTCTTCCACGTGTTCGCAGCCCTTGCCGAATTTGAACGGGATCTGATCCGTGAGCGCACCAACGCCGGGCTTCAGGCAGCGCGGGCGCGCGGGCGCGTTGGAGGCCGGCCTCCGCTGCTGACGAAGGACAAGCTCCGGACCGCCCGCCGGATGTATGAGCAGAAGGACATGACGGTCGAAAAGATCGGTGAGGTCCTCGGCGTCAGCCGGACCACTGTGTATCGGGCGCTCCGGCGCGAACCGGTCCCTGCTGCGCCGCGGCGGCGTTCAACGGCAACACATAAGACAGTCCGGTGA